In Limnohabitans sp. INBF002, one genomic interval encodes:
- a CDS encoding glutamate synthase subunit beta — translation MGKVTGFMEIERIEEGYKPVKERLKNYDEFVIGLDDKQANAQAARCMDCGTPFCNNGCPVNNIIPDFNDLVYQGDWKNAIDVLHSTNNFPEFTGRICPAPCEAACVVNVNGDAVGIKSIEHAIIDKAWNEGWVVAKPAKHKTGKKVAVVGSGPAGMAAAQQLARVGHDVTLFEKNDRIGGLLRYGIPDFKMEKSHIDRRAKQLEAEGVTIRTNVMVGELPKGSKVTNWAKETITPAQLQKDFDAVLLTGGSEQSRDLPAPGRDLAGIHFAMEFLPQQNKVNGGDKVKDQLRADGKHVVVIGGGDTGSDCVGTSTRHGAAGVVQFEVMPMPPEHENKPLVWPYWPLKLRTSSSHDESAEKGLLKREFAISTKEFVGENGKVTGVKTVRVEWKDGKMVEVAGSEEIIKADLVLLAMGFVNPVATILEGFGVEKDARGNAKATTEFTGGYATNVPKVFAAGDIRRGQSLVVWAIREGRQAARSVDEFLMGASDLPR, via the coding sequence ATGGGAAAAGTCACTGGCTTTATGGAAATTGAGCGCATCGAAGAGGGCTACAAGCCCGTCAAAGAGCGCTTGAAAAACTACGACGAATTTGTGATTGGTTTGGACGACAAACAAGCCAATGCACAAGCTGCCCGTTGCATGGACTGCGGCACACCGTTTTGTAACAACGGCTGCCCAGTCAACAACATCATTCCGGACTTCAACGACTTGGTGTACCAAGGCGATTGGAAAAACGCGATTGACGTGCTGCACAGCACCAACAACTTCCCCGAGTTCACCGGCCGTATCTGCCCCGCGCCTTGCGAAGCAGCCTGCGTGGTGAACGTCAATGGCGACGCGGTGGGCATCAAGTCTATCGAGCACGCCATCATTGACAAAGCTTGGAATGAAGGCTGGGTGGTGGCTAAGCCCGCCAAACACAAGACTGGCAAGAAGGTTGCTGTCGTGGGCTCAGGCCCTGCCGGCATGGCCGCTGCACAGCAGTTGGCGCGCGTCGGTCACGACGTGACCTTGTTCGAAAAGAACGACCGCATTGGTGGTTTGTTGCGTTACGGCATTCCAGATTTCAAGATGGAGAAGTCGCACATCGACCGCCGCGCTAAGCAGCTCGAAGCCGAAGGCGTGACCATTCGCACCAACGTGATGGTGGGCGAGTTGCCCAAGGGCTCTAAGGTCACCAACTGGGCCAAAGAAACCATCACACCAGCTCAGCTCCAAAAAGACTTCGACGCTGTGTTGTTGACTGGCGGCTCTGAGCAGTCACGTGATTTGCCCGCTCCTGGCCGCGACTTGGCTGGCATTCACTTTGCGATGGAGTTCTTGCCCCAGCAAAACAAGGTCAACGGCGGCGACAAGGTCAAAGACCAATTGCGTGCAGACGGCAAGCATGTGGTGGTCATCGGCGGTGGCGACACCGGCTCTGACTGCGTGGGCACCAGCACACGCCACGGCGCTGCTGGCGTGGTTCAGTTCGAGGTGATGCCTATGCCACCCGAGCACGAGAACAAGCCTTTGGTGTGGCCTTACTGGCCGCTGAAGCTGCGCACCAGCTCTAGCCACGACGAGAGCGCCGAAAAAGGTTTGCTCAAGCGTGAATTCGCCATCTCGACCAAAGAGTTTGTTGGCGAAAACGGCAAAGTCACAGGCGTCAAAACCGTTCGCGTCGAATGGAAAGACGGCAAGATGGTCGAGGTTGCGGGCTCCGAAGAAATCATCAAAGCCGACCTCGTGTTGTTGGCGATGGGCTTCGTGAACCCTGTGGCCACCATTTTGGAAGGCTTCGGCGTTGAGAAAGACGCACGCGGCAATGCCAAGGCCACGACCGAATTCACCGGTGGTTACGCCACTAACGTGCCCAAAGTGTTTGCCGCAGGCGATATCCGTCGCGGTCAATCTTTGGTCGTTTGGGCCATCCGCGAAGGCCGCCAGGCTGCACGCTCGGTGGATGAGTTCTTGATGGGCGCGAGCGATTTGCCCCGTTAA
- the gltB gene encoding glutamate synthase large subunit, with translation MTTAADKAQLQSQGLYDPSNEHDACGVGFVAHIKGQKSHAIVGQALKILENLDHRGAVGADALMGDGAGILIQLPDALYREEMAKLGVTLPPLGEYGVGMVFLPKESASRLACEQELDRAVKAEGQVLLGWRDVPVNLDMPMSPRVREKEPVIRQIFIGRGNDVIVQDALERKLYVIRKTASAAIQHLNLKHGKEYYVPSMSSRTIIYKGLLLADQVGTYYRDLTDERCVSALGLVHQRFSTNTFPEWPLAHPYRYVAHNGEINTVKGNYNWMKAREGVMSSPVLGDDLQKLYPISFADQSDTATFDNCLELMTMAGYPISQAVMMMIPEPWENHTTMDERRKAFYEYHAAMLEPWDGPASIVFTDGRQIGATLDRNGLRPSRYCITDDDMVIMGSESGVLPVPESKIVRKWRLQPGKMFLIDLEQGRMIDDEELKAGLTNTKPYKQWIENVRIKLDDVKGHEGEVAQASDVSLLDRQQAFGYSQEDIKFLMAPMAINGEEGIGSMGNDSPLAVLSSKNKPLYNYFKQLFAQVTNPPIDPIREAIVMSLVSFVGPKPNLLDINQVNPPMRLEVSQPVLDFADMAKLRDIETHTHGKFKSATLDMTYPLAWGHDGVEAKLASLCAEAVDAIKGGHNILIISDRAVGPTQVAIPAVLALSAIHQHLVREGLRTTAGLVVETGSAREVHHFAVLAGYGAEAVHPYLALETLANLHKDLPADLSTEKAIYNYIKAIGKGLSKIMSKMGVSTYMSYCGAQLFEAIGINTETVQKYFTGTPSRVEGIGIFEMAEEGIRMHKAAFGEDPVLANMLDAGGEYAWRARGEEHMWTPDAIAKLQHSTRSNNFSTYKEYAQIVNDQNKRHLTLRGLFDFKIDPSKAISVDEVEPATEIVKRFATGAMSLGSISTEAHATLAVAMNRIGGKSNTGEGGEDPARYRNELKGIPIKKGETLKSVIGADVVEVDMPLEAGDSLRSRIKQVASGRFGVTAEYLSSSDQIQIKMAQGAKPGEGGQLPGAKVSEYIGKLRYSVPGVGLISPPPHHDIYSIEDLAQLIHDLKNVAPHADISVKLVAEIGVGTIAAGVAKCKADHVVIAGHDGGTGASPWSSIKHCGSPWEIGLAETQQTLVLNGLRGRVRVQADGQMKTGRDVAVGALLGADEFGFATAPLVVEGCIMMRKCHLNTCPVGVATQDPELRKKFTGKPEHVVNYFFFIAEEVRQIMAQLGIKKFDDMIGRADLLDMRAGIEHWKASGLDFARLLAVPQVGPEIPRYHVDKQDHGLEKALDQKLIEKSKPAIERGEKVQFMEVARNVNRSVGAMLSGAVTKVHPEGLPDDSIRIQLEGTGGQSFGAFLCNGITLYLIGDANDYTGKGLSGGRVVVRPSIDFRGEAVNNIIVGNTVMIGATRGEAFFSGVAGERFAVRLSGATAVVEGTGDHGCEYMTGGTVAVLGKTGRNFAAGMSGGVAYVYNEDGQFDKKCNTAMVSMEKVLSAAEQEASIPRAIWHRDQTDEAQLKKLLEDHHRWTGSKRARDLLDNWDTARAKFVKVFPNEYKRALGELNAAKTAKAPAAKKAVAVK, from the coding sequence ATGACCACGGCTGCCGATAAAGCACAACTGCAATCTCAGGGTTTGTACGACCCATCTAACGAACATGACGCCTGCGGCGTGGGCTTTGTCGCTCACATCAAGGGTCAAAAGAGCCACGCCATCGTGGGTCAAGCGCTCAAAATTTTGGAAAACCTCGACCACCGTGGTGCTGTGGGTGCGGACGCACTCATGGGCGACGGCGCAGGTATCTTGATTCAATTGCCCGACGCGTTGTACCGCGAAGAGATGGCAAAGCTTGGCGTGACCTTGCCGCCACTCGGCGAATATGGCGTGGGCATGGTGTTCTTGCCCAAAGAAAGCGCGTCGCGCTTGGCTTGCGAGCAAGAGTTGGACCGCGCTGTCAAAGCCGAAGGCCAAGTGTTGTTGGGCTGGCGCGATGTGCCGGTCAACCTCGACATGCCCATGTCGCCCCGCGTGCGTGAAAAAGAGCCGGTCATCCGTCAAATCTTCATCGGTCGTGGCAATGACGTGATCGTGCAAGACGCGCTGGAGCGCAAGCTGTACGTGATCCGCAAAACAGCCAGCGCCGCGATTCAGCACTTGAACTTGAAGCACGGCAAAGAGTATTACGTGCCTAGCATGTCTAGCCGCACCATCATTTACAAAGGCTTGTTGCTGGCCGACCAAGTGGGTACCTATTACCGTGACTTGACTGACGAGCGCTGCGTGTCCGCCCTCGGCTTGGTGCACCAACGCTTCTCGACCAACACCTTCCCAGAATGGCCGTTGGCTCACCCCTATCGCTATGTGGCGCACAACGGTGAGATCAACACCGTCAAAGGCAACTACAACTGGATGAAGGCCCGCGAAGGCGTGATGTCTTCTCCCGTGTTGGGCGACGACCTGCAAAAGCTCTACCCCATCAGCTTCGCTGACCAGTCCGACACCGCCACGTTCGACAACTGCCTCGAATTGATGACGATGGCCGGCTACCCCATCAGCCAAGCTGTGATGATGATGATTCCCGAGCCATGGGAAAACCACACCACCATGGACGAGCGCCGCAAGGCCTTCTACGAATACCACGCGGCGATGTTGGAGCCATGGGATGGCCCAGCCTCTATTGTGTTCACCGACGGCCGCCAAATCGGCGCCACGCTGGACCGCAACGGCTTGCGTCCTTCACGCTACTGCATCACCGACGACGACATGGTCATCATGGGCTCTGAGTCGGGCGTGTTGCCTGTGCCTGAGAGCAAGATTGTGCGCAAGTGGCGTCTGCAGCCCGGCAAGATGTTCTTGATCGACCTTGAGCAAGGTCGCATGATCGACGACGAAGAACTCAAAGCTGGCCTGACCAACACCAAGCCCTACAAGCAATGGATTGAAAACGTCCGCATCAAGCTCGACGACGTCAAAGGCCACGAAGGCGAAGTCGCCCAAGCCAGTGATGTGTCTCTGCTGGACCGTCAACAAGCGTTTGGCTACAGCCAAGAAGACATTAAGTTCTTGATGGCGCCTATGGCCATCAACGGCGAAGAGGGCATTGGTTCGATGGGCAACGACAGCCCCTTGGCCGTGTTGTCTAGCAAAAACAAACCGCTGTACAACTACTTCAAGCAGTTGTTCGCGCAAGTGACCAACCCACCGATCGACCCGATCCGTGAAGCCATCGTGATGTCCTTGGTGTCGTTCGTGGGCCCTAAGCCCAACTTGCTCGACATCAACCAAGTCAACCCACCCATGCGTTTGGAAGTCAGCCAGCCTGTGCTGGACTTCGCCGACATGGCCAAGTTGCGTGACATCGAAACACACACACACGGCAAGTTCAAGAGCGCCACGCTCGACATGACTTACCCACTGGCTTGGGGCCACGACGGCGTGGAAGCCAAGTTGGCGTCGTTGTGCGCTGAAGCCGTGGACGCCATCAAAGGCGGCCACAACATCCTCATCATCAGCGACCGCGCTGTGGGCCCCACACAAGTGGCGATTCCTGCGGTGTTGGCTCTGTCTGCGATCCACCAACACTTGGTGCGCGAAGGCTTGCGTACCACCGCTGGCTTGGTGGTCGAAACTGGCAGCGCCCGCGAAGTGCATCACTTTGCGGTGTTGGCTGGCTACGGCGCAGAAGCCGTGCATCCCTACCTCGCGCTCGAAACATTGGCCAATCTGCACAAAGATTTGCCAGCCGATTTGTCGACCGAAAAAGCGATCTACAACTACATCAAAGCGATCGGCAAAGGCCTGTCGAAAATCATGTCCAAGATGGGCGTGTCCACTTACATGTCTTACTGCGGCGCGCAGTTGTTTGAAGCCATCGGTATCAACACCGAAACTGTGCAAAAGTACTTCACCGGCACACCAAGCCGCGTGGAAGGTATCGGCATTTTCGAAATGGCCGAAGAAGGCATTCGCATGCACAAGGCCGCATTTGGCGAAGACCCCGTGCTTGCCAACATGCTCGATGCAGGCGGTGAGTACGCTTGGCGCGCCCGTGGCGAAGAGCACATGTGGACGCCTGACGCGATTGCCAAGTTGCAACACAGCACGCGCTCCAACAACTTCAGCACGTACAAAGAATACGCACAAATCGTCAACGACCAAAACAAGCGTCACCTGACCTTGCGCGGTTTGTTCGATTTCAAGATTGACCCATCCAAAGCCATCTCGGTGGACGAGGTCGAGCCAGCCACTGAAATCGTCAAACGTTTCGCCACCGGCGCGATGTCACTCGGTTCCATCTCGACTGAAGCACACGCCACCTTGGCCGTGGCGATGAACCGCATCGGCGGCAAGTCCAACACGGGTGAGGGCGGTGAAGATCCAGCGCGTTACCGCAACGAACTCAAAGGCATCCCCATCAAAAAGGGTGAAACTTTGAAGAGCGTCATTGGCGCTGACGTGGTGGAAGTCGACATGCCTTTGGAAGCGGGTGACAGCCTGCGTTCACGCATCAAGCAAGTGGCTTCTGGCCGCTTCGGTGTGACAGCTGAATACCTGTCTTCTTCTGACCAAATTCAGATCAAGATGGCTCAAGGCGCTAAGCCTGGTGAAGGTGGTCAGTTGCCAGGCGCGAAAGTGTCTGAGTACATCGGCAAGCTGCGTTACAGCGTGCCAGGCGTGGGCTTGATTTCGCCCCCGCCACACCACGACATCTATTCGATCGAAGACTTGGCTCAGTTGATTCATGACTTGAAGAACGTCGCCCCTCACGCGGACATCAGCGTGAAGTTGGTGGCCGAAATCGGCGTGGGCACGATTGCCGCAGGCGTTGCCAAGTGCAAGGCCGATCACGTGGTGATCGCTGGCCACGACGGCGGCACAGGCGCATCGCCTTGGTCTTCCATCAAGCATTGCGGTTCACCTTGGGAAATCGGTTTGGCCGAAACCCAACAAACTTTGGTGTTGAATGGTTTGCGTGGCCGCGTGCGCGTGCAAGCCGACGGCCAAATGAAAACTGGCCGCGACGTGGCTGTGGGTGCTTTGCTCGGCGCTGACGAGTTTGGTTTTGCCACTGCACCGCTGGTGGTTGAGGGCTGCATCATGATGCGCAAGTGCCACTTGAACACCTGCCCCGTGGGCGTGGCCACACAAGACCCAGAGTTGCGCAAGAAGTTCACAGGCAAGCCTGAGCACGTCGTCAACTACTTCTTCTTCATCGCTGAAGAAGTGCGTCAAATCATGGCGCAGTTGGGCATCAAAAAGTTTGACGACATGATCGGCCGTGCCGACCTGCTCGACATGCGCGCTGGCATCGAGCACTGGAAAGCTTCTGGCCTCGACTTCGCACGTTTGTTGGCTGTGCCCCAAGTGGGCCCAGAAATTCCTCGCTACCACGTGGACAAGCAAGACCACGGCTTGGAAAAAGCACTGGACCAAAAACTCATCGAAAAATCCAAGCCCGCCATCGAGCGCGGCGAGAAGGTGCAGTTCATGGAAGTGGCCCGCAACGTCAACCGCTCAGTCGGTGCGATGTTGTCTGGTGCTGTGACCAAGGTGCACCCAGAAGGTTTGCCAGACGACAGCATCCGTATCCAACTCGAAGGCACGGGCGGTCAATCGTTTGGCGCGTTCTTGTGCAACGGCATCACGCTGTACCTCATTGGTGACGCCAACGACTACACCGGCAAAGGCCTCTCAGGCGGCCGCGTGGTGGTTCGTCCCAGCATTGATTTCCGTGGCGAAGCCGTCAACAACATCATCGTGGGTAACACCGTGATGATTGGTGCGACGCGCGGTGAAGCGTTCTTCTCTGGCGTGGCTGGCGAGCGTTTCGCAGTGCGTTTGTCCGGCGCGACCGCAGTGGTTGAAGGCACAGGCGACCACGGTTGCGAATACATGACAGGCGGCACAGTGGCGGTGTTGGGTAAAACCGGCCGCAACTTCGCTGCGGGTATGAGCGGCGGTGTGGCGTACGTGTACAACGAAGACGGCCAGTTCGACAAGAAGTGCAACACCGCCATGGTCTCCATGGAAAAAGTGTTGTCTGCTGCCGAGCAAGAAGCGTCTATCCCACGCGCCATTTGGCACCGTGACCAAACCGACGAAGCGCAACTCAAGAAGTTGCTCGAAGACCACCACCGTTGGACGGGCTCTAAACGCGCCCGCGATTTGCTGGACAACTGGGACACCGCACGTGCCAAGTTTGTCAAAGTGTTTCCCAACGAATACAAGCGTGCCTTGGGCGAGTTGAACGCAGCCAAGACTGCCAAAGCTCCTGCGGCCAAAAAAGCCGTCGCCGTCAAGTAA
- a CDS encoding transposase has product MARLPRLTVTGYPHHVILRGNNRQDIFRSTADYQRMLDLLFEHSRAHKVDIHAYVLMGNHLHLLLTPQEDQGLPKMMQAVGRSYVQVFNKVHARTGTLWEGRYRSTLIQTDRYLLACMAYIDLNPVRAHMVAQPEDYAWSSYGHYAGQRIDRLITPHALYWGLGNTPFAREAAYAELVRTGLSADQQGALTDATLSGWALGDARFVADLQTQTERRLVKTKPGRPFSKPKNTEKPEK; this is encoded by the coding sequence ATGGCCCGCCTACCCCGTCTCACCGTCACCGGCTACCCGCACCACGTCATCCTGCGGGGCAACAACCGACAAGACATTTTTCGCAGCACCGCGGATTACCAGCGCATGCTCGATTTGCTGTTCGAGCACAGCCGCGCGCACAAGGTCGACATTCACGCGTATGTGTTGATGGGCAACCATCTGCATTTGCTGCTCACGCCACAAGAAGACCAGGGCCTGCCCAAGATGATGCAGGCTGTGGGCCGCAGCTATGTGCAGGTGTTCAACAAAGTGCACGCACGCACGGGCACGTTGTGGGAAGGGCGCTACCGCTCCACGCTCATTCAGACCGATCGCTACTTGCTGGCGTGCATGGCCTACATCGACCTCAACCCCGTGCGTGCCCACATGGTGGCGCAGCCTGAGGATTACGCATGGTCGAGCTACGGGCATTACGCGGGGCAACGAATTGACAGGTTGATCACGCCGCATGCCTTGTATTGGGGGCTGGGCAATACCCCGTTTGCACGTGAAGCGGCATACGCCGAATTGGTGCGTACAGGCCTCAGTGCGGACCAGCAGGGTGCATTGACCGATGCCACGCTCAGTGGTTGGGCGCTGGGTGACGCGCGATTTGTGGCCGATTTACAGACGCAAACCGAAAGACGCTTGGTTAAAACCAAACCGGGCAGGCCATTTAGCAAGCCAAAAAATACAGAGAAGCCCGAAAAATAA
- a CDS encoding SAM-dependent methyltransferase, which produces MSKHKPAVAAKPQDPSSQLDLRPGQSIELLKELHILTRDGKLNQDSRRKLKQVYHLYQFIEKLLKELPASEQGPTLADHGAGKSYLGFIIYDLFFKALGQGSIYGIETRSELVVSSQALAQRLGFERMKFLNLSVAESAHSDALPDQIDVVTGLHACDTATDDAIAFGLQKKAKYMVLVPCCQAELARALNKNKALNLQRTPLAELWRHPLHTREMGSQLTNVLRCLYLEAMGYQVTVTELVGWEHSMKNELILAKYTGQKKRSAAERLTALLEEFGLQELAETRFQVNG; this is translated from the coding sequence ATGTCCAAACACAAACCCGCTGTTGCGGCTAAGCCCCAAGACCCAAGTTCTCAGCTCGACCTGCGCCCCGGCCAGTCCATCGAGTTGCTCAAAGAGCTGCACATCCTCACCCGCGACGGCAAGCTCAACCAAGATTCGCGCCGCAAGCTCAAGCAGGTGTATCACCTGTATCAGTTCATTGAAAAGCTGCTGAAAGAACTGCCGGCCAGCGAGCAAGGCCCCACCTTGGCCGACCACGGCGCGGGCAAGTCGTATTTGGGTTTCATCATTTACGACTTGTTTTTCAAAGCCTTGGGGCAGGGCAGTATTTACGGCATCGAGACGCGCAGCGAGTTAGTGGTGTCGTCCCAAGCACTGGCGCAGCGCTTGGGCTTTGAGCGCATGAAGTTTCTCAACCTCAGCGTGGCCGAGTCCGCGCACAGCGATGCTTTGCCCGACCAAATTGATGTGGTCACTGGGCTGCACGCGTGCGACACGGCCACCGATGACGCGATTGCGTTTGGTCTGCAAAAGAAAGCCAAATACATGGTGCTCGTGCCGTGTTGCCAAGCCGAGCTGGCGCGCGCGCTGAACAAAAACAAAGCACTCAATTTGCAACGCACACCGTTGGCCGAGCTGTGGCGTCACCCGCTGCACACGCGCGAGATGGGCAGCCAGCTGACCAATGTGCTGCGCTGTTTGTACCTAGAAGCGATGGGCTACCAAGTGACCGTGACCGAGCTGGTCGGTTGGGAGCACAGCATGAAAAACGAACTCATCTTGGCCAAATACACGGGGCAAAAAAAGCGCAGTGCGGCGGAGCGCTTGACGGCTTTGTTGGAAGAGTTTGGCTTGCAAGAGTTGGCTGAGACACGATTCCAAGTGAACGGTTAA
- a CDS encoding DUF1415 domain-containing protein: protein MTDTLTPDQERTAIEDTQKWLLEAVVGLNLCPFAKAVVVKDMVRYRVCASAEPADLLAMLREELQHLAEADPDKLDTTLLIAPNALPDFLDFNDFLEDCDEVLMDLELDGVLQVADFHPHYQFGGTEVDDIENFTNRTPYPTLHLLREASLDKAVEAYPDASLIFERNIEVLNKLGHAGWAKLGIASRLHN from the coding sequence ATGACTGACACATTGACTCCAGACCAAGAACGCACCGCCATCGAAGACACGCAAAAGTGGTTGTTAGAAGCCGTGGTGGGCCTCAACCTGTGCCCCTTCGCCAAAGCGGTGGTGGTCAAAGACATGGTGCGCTACCGCGTGTGCGCATCCGCCGAGCCAGCCGACCTGCTGGCCATGCTGCGTGAAGAGTTGCAACACTTGGCCGAGGCCGACCCAGACAAACTAGACACCACGCTGCTGATTGCGCCCAACGCCTTGCCCGACTTTTTGGACTTCAATGACTTCCTTGAAGACTGCGACGAAGTGCTGATGGACTTAGAACTAGACGGCGTGCTGCAAGTGGCCGACTTTCACCCGCACTACCAATTCGGCGGCACGGAGGTGGACGACATTGAGAACTTCACCAACCGCACGCCATACCCCACGCTGCACTTGCTGCGCGAAGCCAGCCTTGACAAAGCGGTCGAGGCTTATCCCGATGCGTCGCTCATCTTTGAACGCAACATTGAGGTGTTGAATAAGTTGGGGCATGCGGGGTGGGCTAAGTTGGGCATTGCGTCTCGACTGCACAATTGA
- a CDS encoding MFS transporter, giving the protein MRHHRFGIHPSWVIVFAGVCAALHVGKLPPALPVLQDALNITLVQAGFLLSAVQVASMTLGLAVGLSADSLGLRRSMLVGLGLLSFASISGGFVADANGLLVLRALEGLGFLLVVMPAPALIRRTVDASQLSGRMGWWGSYMPTGSALALLLGPWVIAGLNWSAWWWLLGAVAALAWVAVWLCVPDVQPPAPIHNAANDAWPKRLALTLQSPGPWLVALTFAVYSSQWLAVVGFLPTVYAELGLAAGTAGVLSGCVALANVSGNIMSGRLLQRGWPTQRLLLIGFACMALGAIGAYAVWQGEGLPTSLRFACVVMFSAVGGLIPGTLFSCALRLAPSEGTVSTTVGYMQQLSALGQFAGPPLVAWVAASAGGWQWTWAVTATLSLAGAVLAHFIGRALHKKEKHD; this is encoded by the coding sequence ATGCGCCACCACCGTTTTGGCATTCATCCCTCGTGGGTCATCGTGTTTGCAGGCGTATGCGCCGCGCTGCATGTGGGCAAGCTGCCCCCCGCGTTGCCGGTGCTGCAAGACGCACTGAATATCACTTTGGTACAAGCCGGCTTCTTGTTGTCTGCGGTGCAAGTGGCCAGCATGACATTGGGCTTGGCTGTAGGCCTGAGTGCCGATAGTTTGGGCCTGCGCCGCAGCATGTTGGTCGGTCTTGGCCTGTTGTCGTTCGCCAGCATCAGCGGTGGGTTTGTGGCCGATGCCAATGGCTTGTTGGTCTTGCGTGCGTTAGAGGGCTTGGGCTTTTTGCTGGTTGTCATGCCTGCGCCTGCACTCATTCGCCGCACGGTGGATGCCTCGCAGCTGAGCGGTCGCATGGGCTGGTGGGGCTCCTACATGCCCACAGGCAGTGCGCTGGCGTTGCTGTTGGGGCCTTGGGTCATTGCAGGTTTGAACTGGTCTGCTTGGTGGTGGCTGCTCGGTGCAGTGGCCGCGTTGGCTTGGGTGGCCGTGTGGCTGTGCGTGCCCGATGTGCAGCCGCCCGCACCCATACACAACGCCGCCAATGATGCATGGCCCAAGCGCTTGGCGCTCACCCTTCAAAGCCCTGGCCCTTGGTTGGTGGCGCTCACGTTTGCGGTGTATTCCTCGCAATGGTTGGCCGTGGTGGGCTTCTTGCCCACGGTCTATGCCGAGCTGGGTTTGGCTGCGGGCACGGCGGGCGTGTTGTCTGGCTGCGTGGCGCTGGCCAATGTGAGCGGCAACATCATGTCGGGCCGTTTGCTGCAACGTGGCTGGCCCACACAACGTTTACTTTTGATCGGCTTTGCCTGCATGGCATTGGGCGCTATCGGCGCGTACGCCGTGTGGCAGGGCGAAGGCTTGCCTACCTCGCTGCGCTTTGCGTGTGTGGTGATGTTCTCGGCCGTGGGCGGTTTGATTCCCGGCACGTTGTTTTCGTGTGCTTTACGTTTGGCCCCCAGCGAAGGCACGGTGTCCACCACTGTGGGCTACATGCAGCAGCTCTCGGCGCTGGGTCAGTTTGCAGGCCCGCCCTTGGTGGCATGGGTGGCGGCCAGCGCAGGCGGCTGGCAGTGGACGTGGGCCGTCACCGCCACACTCAGTTTGGCGGGCGCGGTGTTGGCGCATTTCATTGGCCGTGCATTGCACAAGAAAGAAAAACATGACTGA
- a CDS encoding deoxyguanosinetriphosphate triphosphohydrolase — translation MTQLAPYACQPELSRGRRYKEQEAPAHAPSFRNPHQRDRDRIVHSTAFRRLVYKTQVFLNHEGDLFRTRMTHSLEVAQLGRSIARALNLNEDLVEAIALAHDLGHTPFGHAGQDALNECMSPYGGFEHNLQSLRVVDELEERYPAFNGLNLSFETREGILKHCARRNAELINAQEPGGVAARFLNGTQPSLEAQLCNLADAIAYNAHDIDDGVRSGLLTLEQMQDVSLFARYHAQTLAEYPHLQTQHPNTQGRRVLYETIRRMLSDQVYDVINATRAALQQHAPASADEARQCPPLVQFSAAMYEESKALKSFLFRNLYRHPQVMQTTDGARAMVQELFAVYLAKPQEMPAAYAQRSDVPRAVADYLSGMTDRFATREHARLTA, via the coding sequence ATGACCCAACTCGCCCCCTACGCCTGCCAACCCGAACTGTCCCGTGGTCGCAGATACAAAGAGCAAGAAGCCCCCGCGCACGCCCCCAGCTTTCGCAACCCGCACCAGCGCGACCGCGACCGCATCGTTCACTCCACCGCGTTCAGACGTTTGGTCTACAAAACCCAAGTCTTCTTGAACCACGAAGGCGATTTGTTTCGCACGCGCATGACGCACTCGTTAGAGGTGGCGCAGCTGGGCCGCTCCATCGCCCGTGCGTTGAACTTGAACGAAGATTTGGTCGAAGCCATCGCCCTGGCCCACGACCTCGGCCACACGCCTTTTGGTCACGCGGGGCAAGACGCGCTGAACGAATGTATGTCCCCCTACGGCGGCTTCGAACACAACTTGCAAAGCCTGCGCGTGGTGGATGAGTTGGAAGAACGCTACCCCGCGTTCAATGGTCTGAATCTGAGCTTTGAAACCCGCGAAGGCATCTTGAAGCACTGCGCGCGTCGCAACGCAGAACTCATCAACGCGCAAGAACCCGGTGGCGTTGCTGCGCGTTTCTTGAACGGCACACAGCCCAGCCTAGAAGCGCAACTGTGCAACTTGGCCGACGCCATTGCCTACAACGCGCACGACATTGACGACGGCGTGCGCTCTGGTTTGCTCACGCTCGAACAAATGCAAGACGTGTCATTGTTTGCCCGTTATCACGCGCAAACCTTGGCTGAGTACCCGCACCTGCAAACGCAGCATCCCAATACGCAAGGCCGTCGCGTGTTGTACGAAACCATTCGCCGCATGTTGAGCGACCAGGTGTACGACGTGATCAACGCCACACGCGCGGCTCTGCAACAGCACGCACCCGCCAGTGCTGACGAAGCCCGTCAATGCCCGCCGCTGGTGCAGTTCAGCGCGGCGATGTACGAAGAGTCGAAAGCGCTCAAGTCGTTCTTGTTCCGAAATTTGTACCGTCACCCGCAGGTCATGCAAACCACCGATGGTGCGCGTGCGATGGTTCAAGAGCTGTTTGCTGTTTACTTGGCCAAGCCTCAAGAAATGCCAGCTGCCTACGCCCAGCGCAGCGATGTGCCGCGTGCCGTGGCCGACTACCTGTCTGGCATGACAGACCGTTTCGCCACGCGCGAGCACGCGCGATTGACGGCTTAA